The DNA region TAAATCCCACCAATACATATCTGGAAATCGTGTTTTTAGGCATCCTATCGACTTGCTCTAAAATATAGATTATCGGGAACCAACTGTACacatcttttaaaaaataagcaattattatattaaataacagaatcaatattaacaaaatccaaGTATTAGTGGTAAAAACTGAGAAAAATAACATCCAAAATGCTTGTGCTTTTTTCAGCGGGAAGAAAAACGTGAACTCATCGTACATATATACCGCACCGAAATTTAACTTGTATGGTACATTAATTCGAGAACAACCGAGACACAAATcgtataattcattttttagagcattctttatttcttcttcagttCTTACTTCCaacatttcgtatttaaaatttagatttctttgTATGAATTGTAGCATTAAAACATCTGTACCTTCCCTTGGATTGAAAATGAAAGGctctgttaatttatatacaatttttattgtagtgTTCCTCCATTTTTTTggtaatatgttaaataatggtTTTTCACTACTGATAAATTTACCTTTAGTGCATTCtccaattttgtaaaatatcaaGTTGTTGTGTTCGTGTAAATTTTCTCTATAATATGGATTGTAGGTGAACATGGAATTATTATGCATAATGAAACTCTCGTACATGTAATATTTCACCAGGATTTTTAGTACAGAGTCATCTAagtcacttaaaatatatacaaatacatTTCTCGTATCTGTGTATACGTAATTCCTAAAACTGAATATTAGCGATTCGATTTCTTGTGGGctggtttttaaaatgtacactTGGGCAGGAATATATTGCAcattattcatataattttctcTTATCAGTTGATAATTAAGCACCACAGTgctattcaaaatatataccGTTTTGATagatttcatattttcaagaaattcgtTAAGACATTCATCACTTTCAGTATCATAATAATCTGTTATATTTAACGCAAACTTCCAACTGAACACAAATTTGATTACAGCAAAgcagaagaatttaaaaatcattgtgCTTCATAGCTTTTACAGAAGTtctgattttaaaaaacattaatattgtctaaattatgcagaatatttttctataaaaacctttataaaaaatttataatgctttttatatagattttaatgtttttatttaatagtcaaTAAACAGATAAgtgcatttataaaatatgaaatattgtaaAGCATAATTTTAagagtattaaaaaatggataaaactttataaataaatgcaaacaTCATTCtttacacattaaaaatacattatactTGACTCATTTATCcaataagaaaaatagaaacggaaaataataatcagtgaaacaatataaaaatatatatatttattataacaatataatataaatcatcacaatttaaaatattatttttcaccaGAAATATTCAAAGAATTAGCGTACTGAAATTCTTCACTATTTTCATATTCACACATGTCTAAAGCAATCTCACAACTCTCCTTAACAACTCTAGCTGAATCCTCTAAATACTTATTCAACACCCTGTTGCACTCATCTGTAGCAATAGCTCCTAAAGCTTCAGCACACTCATGTCTCACCATAGCACTTTCCTCAACATTTTCCAGTGACTTAGTCAAATAAGGCACTGCATTTTCATCCTGTAGTTGTCCAAGTACAAAGGCCACTTCATGCCTGAACAAAGCACTGCCATGCTCCAAAGCCTCACCTAAAGCTAATACTGATTCCTTGTTTCTCATGTTCCTGAGTGAAAACATTGCTCTGTACCTTTGAAACAATGGTAAGGAGTCATTCAATAGGATTTTTTTAAGTTCTTCCACTGATTTAGTTTCAGTTGGTGGTGCAGGATCAACAGAGTTGTATGGGTTTTGAGTGAGATTCTTATTTTCAGGATTTTGCAACCACTTTATTCTATCCAAAGCTATTTCACAAGTTTCGGCAACATCCACAACACTATCTTCCTTATACTTCTCTAAGACTTTTAAACTGTCGGGACTACCTATGGCTCCCAGAGCTTcagctaaaatttaataatataaataattgtttaaattttactgtttatttattacctgCTTCATGTCTGACCATGGGTTCTTCTGTTGTGTTTTCTAAAACTTTGACCAGTACTGGATTCGCGGCGGGATCTTGCATTTGACCTAAACAATAAGCCAATTCGTGTTTTAAGAGTGCGGAGGTGTCGCCGAAGcatttttcaatgaattttatgCTAGTCGGGCCACCGATGTTTCTCAATGTGAATAAGGCTCGAAATCGTTCTTTTAACGGTCTATTCGGGTCGTTCAGGAGATCGCCGATTTTCTCGATTTGTTCCTCTGAAAACTGACCCATTTTTGTGGAGTGACTTTGCgtactatataattttaaaacaattttggcaCGTGTGTATTAAACACTTGTCAAACTGATGTTTGAAAAAGAGGTTATGGATACCCATAGATACCCATAGAAAACCTAAGAAGTACCAACCCAATGttataaacaagaaacattACTGGGCACGATTTCGGGATGCAGCGATGTTGCCATTTTGAAGGCGGTGTTGCCATTTCTTACAGACTACAGATATCTTCTTGTCCATCTGTcactttctatttaaaatatatattaaatgagtatAGGTTAAGTTTttctgatatatatataaaaataaaacaattatatattttgtataattttattatatattcatgataaaaacatacaaattaaaaatatatatattatatataaatataatataaattttataataatataatataatcatatCACTTCGACACTCATCCAAActaaaactgtaatataataaatataactaatgTAACTGCTGTAAAAGTAACTTTCTGTATTTTGCAATAACTAAGCAGGAAgcatgaaatgaattaataccaATGAATCTGtacttcaaattcaattaatgaaaataaacgaacATATTGACTTTacggtttataaaataacaaacacaaacaattaaattacgtaagtcggttatataaaaaagtcttaccagaaatatattttcttaaagcaAAAACATCATCTGACCGTTTTCTATAACCTAAAATCTATCAAGTTATAGCGTCCATGACTCACTATTCTGAaatctagtaaattattttctctaacTAAAGTCACTAGATATTCCCTGGTCATCCCGACAATTTTGGGGAATTTTTActaccaatttataaaatcaaatattataaatccctAACGTATCCCGAGACAAAAAGGTCGTGCCTTTCCGGCGATTCCGAACGTCCATGATCGGCTGTTGCCCCTCCGTCCCTATTCGCTTGACCCCCCCTGTAGATACCACCGTCACCAACTTAgtgatacataaatttaaaattatttttgttaaatatgtttaaattttaatttttatatatgaaacgttagtaatctaataaaatattcacatttaatcagtaaattaataataaattataatatatatgaataaaatatactataaaatttacccTTATATTGGCATTACTTATATAACCTAAAACTTGAGTTAAAATCTAAGtacaataacaatttgttaataGCAAATTATCATGGCTGGAAGCAGATTAGAAAAAATTGGTACAATATACACGAGGTACTTGTATTACTAAGATAacaaaatgtgtaattaaaatattaaaatttaaattttgtaggaCTTCAGCTTTGTTAAGCCGAGGGGCTATGAACTGGGAGGACAGACCAATTTGGTATGATATTTACGAAGCATTTCCACCTAAAGATGAACCAAGATTCGACAGACCAGCTcccaatttaaaactaaaacctATTTTATACAAAGAAGACAAAGTTCGAGCGTAAGTGTTGCTCAATCAAGACATAAACAAGTTTGAATTGCTCGTTTTTAGTATTTTCCACAGAAACAACAAGCACATAGGAGCAGTCCAACTgactaataacaattataagaGCCTAACACAAAAGTTTATAGATACATACATCAAGCTGGAAGAACAGGAAGGTCCAGGGGATAGTGAATCATTGTATACACAAGCAATTGAGATATTAAACAAGGAAAGAAATACACAAAAAAGTTCAGATGAGGATGAAGTCAGTTTGAGCAAAGCATTTAAACAAGCACAATCTATCCAAGTTAAACAAGAAGAAGCACCAAAGATTACTGTTAAAGTTAGTGACCTATTCAAAGAATaggtttaaaatttctgtagtctttaataaattgttctgGTTTATTTATGTATCCTAATTACACTCCTGTACAAAACCATCAACTGTGATAAAATAGgtctatttaaatcaaattacatcaaTATATTCCTGATGAGCATTCATCTGATATCATAATAGTAagaaacaattgttttaatgaatttaatctgTGTTTGACATTAAAACAAAGTcgcaatttttcatttaacacatttgtcattttccattatattaaaattcttggtATGGGTATTCCATGGGGAAAACCaaagaaaaatttggaaaatcaGGGTCCGCgtttttcagtttcaaaaattaaatttgacacaACACCAGTAACCTATCCAGAAATGGAGAACAGTTTGCTACTAATGAAAGGGGTAGAAAACGGATTTTATGTGAGTGAGGAAATCATGAACAAGCTTTATTTGAGACAAAAGGAAGAGATGGACGGCGTTTGTTTGATCACCCCACAAATTCTTAAAGATGTTCGCgctatttgtaaagttatcaATGAAGATTACTGTTTCACGAATCATAAGAGGTAGGTAAATATACATTGTGAAACATATAAACTCTATAAATCCATATAAcccttttagaattttaaacttttcactaataaaactgaaaaggtGAGTATGATAGAATTATCAAAACATAACTTTCCCACATAGTTTGCAACCGTTTCAGAGaatttttttcgaaaaattcGTGGAGGCGGCGCAATTCTGCCGGCATAAATTTAGAATGAATATAGACGACCGCATTGTTAATCATTTTTCGGTCATCATGATGATATTCCCCGTCATTATCCAGTACATTGAAGACGACGACGTTAGGGTGTTTGAATTGCTGAAGCAGATTGCAATCGCGCACGCAGACATGCAGGTCCAGACTTCACATTTGAAACTGTTTTTTGTCAGTTTGACCAATATTCTGATCCATGGAGAGTTCATTAGTCGAGACCATTTGGAAccgattataattttttttatgaccATAGCCAATTACATGATTAACTATTTGGACAGTTACTGTCGATGTCCGCATAAAGATGATGGAGTCGATAGATATATGAGCCGATATAgaagtaatatattaatattatttaattgaattaattgcgATTTGTTTGATAACattatcaaacaatttttatttacttttcaaacgtattttatatattttagagaattaCAGGATGTTGAAAAGGTATCATACACTAATggatgaaataaatgaaaaagtaatcTTCTACGATAAAAGACGGAAAGTTAAAAGTATGTCTAATAAAATCGGCAGCGAAGAAGAGAGCTATAGCGAAAGTCTTGAAACGATGGCAAAAAGAACGTGTTTGTTCGGTTGGTGTTATCGAGAttcaaaagattaaaatattttaatacaaacatCTATACTCTAAATTTAATGTGTATTATTGTGCATCATTCTAAAATGTTGAGATATTGAGCAAAACttcaaaacaatttacaaGCTTTGATGCCATAAAAtgcttttaattacattaaacgaTTGTagcaaattatgaatatgcaacCAACGGTAACCCAGCAGAACACTAAATGCTGTATTACCAAATTTGTGAAccgaattattttgttattattgtttaaatattgttttcccCACATAGAATGGAAGAATAACTGAAAACTTTCGTAAGTGTAAACTTTTTCCTTTACATTTATAGCTTATACGATAATAATCAACCAACAAATCATATTGTCATGAAATTTAGTTGATTTGGAACAAAATCCAGAATTTTTGTTGGCTGTTTTTGGACCCTCCTTGCGAGAGAGTACGAAAGTTATTAAGGCCTTATTAAAACAGCATCTTGGCAGTCTGACTGGTTGTCcccatcaattattattattaccataTAGTACTATAAGAAGCATGAaagtatacaatatttattgaaacaacaattattattctgttgTGCTTTTTTAGGTCCATTGCAAGACCTGATATAGATTATTGATCACGTTATTCTTCGATACAGAACGAACAGTGAGAACATTTGAGTTAAGACAAAGCTAATGTGAAATAGCAGAAACATTCCGACCTGATTTTTTTGGTCACAATTCAATTCGAAGATATACAAGTACAGTTACAGTTACTTTCGATAGATGGCAATACTATAAATAAGTCACCATTGCAAAGAGTAATGAAAAGCATAAATAGcggaagaaaaaaaattaaggttGGGAAATGATGAAGCTTCTGAATGATTCCCCTGGGAAGATGATTTCTTATAAGCGGACGTAATTCTGATCCCCCATCTCctctgaaaaatattgaaaatttagttttaaaatatccagTGTTCATCATCAAAAAATTGCTCTTGCGATGGTGGCGGCGCCATCACGCGGTTAGGCTTAAGTACTTAGCGGACCACCCTCGTATTATGtatcttgtttaaaatatgttgtgcATTATTTTCCTTGCTTTGAGAATTCATTAACAAAATACCTTTGCTTTTTGTAGTAATTAtgatagatattttaaaatgcaatttatttttttaagttttataattaagactGACCCGGATTAgtccttacaatgtaattgaaccaacaggtttttttttttgggacagagaggggaaagtataaacccctctccgggtaccgatccggagatcatgaCCAAATGTTTATCATATGTGATTGCACATTTGGGGGAAAGGGgcgtatatttaacatatacgGGTGAATTaaaccagaagacgggactgacaaagatgccagccccctgtcaactggatccggaagaacaagcccaatctgaggaaggttCAAGGACCTTCCTGGGTGAGGATTGGACTTGCAGTTTGATCCGTTGGCTTCCcaccaccactggcttgtggagcggtactgatCGAACCAACAggtttataagtaatagtcaaacaattagGAGTCGTATGAAACGCGTTGACTTCTACTCAGTTTCTCTGACGGAGCTTAACTGTCTGTCCCCTCTCGCAGGTCTCTACCGTCACCCTCGGTTCGAGTACCATCCCCTGCTTAGCACTTCCGCTGATTCCACCCAAGTAATGCAACTCATAGTACTACTTGCGGGCGAGTGTTGTCGTgcttaataacaaaattgtcgGATATAACAGGGGCAAACGGTACTACATGTTCTTCAAGAACCTCTCTTATATACCGATCAGTTGTCAAAGATCCACGACGAAATCCTGTTAATTCTATATGCGCTTCAAAACATGTACCACACCATAGCATAATATCACCTTCACAATTTCGGGTTCCTCTAATGTTGCACTGAGCAAATTTTTCACCTACACTGGAATGCGTCTATTAGATCCGAAAAGTGAAAATCTGGTTTCATCCGTGAAGAGTATATTAGCCCAGTCCTGGATATCCCAGTTAATGTGTTCTCTTGCAAACTTTATTCGTACCATACGGTGTTAACAACGGTGTGGTAACAGTCATTCTGGGTCTGACTCCAAATTCTCTTAAACTACTGCAGACGCAATGTTTCTGTACGTAAATAAAGATCATCTGCAGGCATAATACACCCTGGACGACTGGGAACTTGCCTTCTAGTGTAGTCTCATGTTTCTTTAAGTCGTTTTGCAACCCTTGAAACACTGGCTTGGTTGATTCTCATCAAATCTGCTACATATGACTGCCATGTTCAATTAGGGTCCCGGTTTAGACTACTTATTCACATgttaaattgttcattattttattaaaatgccgttataaacttaaattagcaaataaatcaaatgtagtgtatacaacaattttaaaatgaaaataaaagtatttctgttttgttttattttcatagaaATCACACACGAATATAAACAgcttttagtaataattaattaacagtatttctgttttgttttattttcatagaaatcatacacaaatataaaaaagttttaataataattataattaaattttaattttttttcctattttaaaaattgtgcgATACCTTTTATGATGAGTGTgtataacttttatatatgtcggagggttcatgtgaaacgcaagtagtactatgggttgcatacttatagtacttgggtggaatcagcggaagtgctaagcaggggatggtactcgaaccgagggtgacggtaaaggagacctgcgagggcggggagttaagctccgtcagggaagctgtgtagaagtcttggcttggcttggcataaccgtcgggatcaccgcgtttcatacgactcctaattgtttgactattagttgtaatcctgtgcctgttagttcaattacattgtaaggactatttgcgtgttatttaatattcgaaatggccgATAATCCTGACCGCGCTGCGACATATATATACCCCTAGTGGATATAAAAACTACCTTAGTTGGTCTGTAATGCCAATAGATTCGTGTGGTTGTGTATTTAGAGATCGTTTTAATGTCGGGattgttttgttgttgttatgaaaattattattctatttaattgtaacctacatctgtttttatttttgacttcGTTTCCTGTGTCGTTGTTAATAAAACTTGATTCCGATAGACAGCAAATATCGAGCGAAAGAGAaagaaagagaaaaaaatatattaagtttttttaacaaaatcttgttattatgtgttattccctTCTACTAATAAGTTGGGATGGTTACCAATGACCGCTATTAGTATCATCAGTTCTTGCAGGATACGAAATCAAAATCCATCGGAAAGCTTTTGAACATACAATGGGAAGACATTAGGGGAATTCATCTTTGGAATGCTCTTCAAATTTGTAGATGCGGTTTCCATGcagaaaatgttataaataagaaaatcaatttttaaattttttctcacACCCATTCCAAAGTCTTCTTAAACCTATATACCCATTGTCACAAGCCCAGTAGAAGTTTTCTTACTAAACCTAGTACTTTGATTTCACCCTTTCTCATTTCGACAACTTCCTTATATTGTATACAGTATCAAAAATGCTAgacctaactaactaactaatacCCTTTAGTAAGCAACAAAGAAAGATTTACATACAGGTACTATGTAGGCCGGCCGGATTTATTGCCGCAAATGAGTcggtgtattaaataaaagcacataggttttatataaataagcttatatgatatattatcagtaattaaaatgtacacgtctcaagaaaaaattcaaattgtgtCGTGACACATTACTGGCAACTCCAGTTACCGTATTCGCCATCATTTTACAAAACTGTGGTCAAACAGGCCGCaca from Aethina tumida isolate Nest 87 chromosome 1, icAetTumi1.1, whole genome shotgun sequence includes:
- the LOC109596705 gene encoding deoxyhypusine hydroxylase; translation: MGQFSEEQIEKIGDLLNDPNRPLKERFRALFTLRNIGGPTSIKFIEKCFGDTSALLKHELAYCLGQMQDPAANPVLVKVLENTTEEPMVRHEAAEALGAIGSPDSLKVLEKYKEDSVVDVAETCEIALDRIKWLQNPENKNLTQNPYNSVDPAPPTETKSVEELKKILLNDSLPLFQRYRAMFSLRNMRNKESVLALGEALEHGSALFRHEVAFVLGQLQDENAVPYLTKSLENVEESAMVRHECAEALGAIATDECNRVLNKYLEDSARVVKESCEIALDMCEYENSEEFQYANSLNISGEK
- the LOC109596711 gene encoding 28S ribosomal protein S23, mitochondrial — translated: MAGSRLEKIGTIYTRTSALLSRGAMNWEDRPIWYDIYEAFPPKDEPRFDRPAPNLKLKPILYKEDKVRAIFHRNNKHIGAVQLTNNNYKSLTQKFIDTYIKLEEQEGPGDSESLYTQAIEILNKERNTQKSSDEDEVSLSKAFKQAQSIQVKQEEAPKITVKVSDLFKE
- the LOC109596712 gene encoding uncharacterized protein LOC109596712 isoform X1 → MGIPWGKPKKNLENQGPRFSVSKIKFDTTPVTYPEMENSLLLMKGVENGFYVSEEIMNKLYLRQKEEMDGVCLITPQILKDVRAICKVINEDYCFTNHKRILNFSLIKLKSLQPFQRIFFEKFVEAAQFCRHKFRMNIDDRIVNHFSVIMMIFPVIIQYIEDDDVRVFELLKQIAIAHADMQVQTSHLKLFFVSLTNILIHGEFISRDHLEPIIIFFMTIANYMINYLDSYCRCPHKDDGVDRYMSRYRKNYRMLKRYHTLMDEINEKVIFYDKRRKVKSMSNKIGSEEESYSESLETMAKRTCLFGWCYRDSKD
- the LOC109596712 gene encoding uncharacterized protein LOC109596712 isoform X2 encodes the protein MENSLLLMKGVENGFYVSEEIMNKLYLRQKEEMDGVCLITPQILKDVRAICKVINEDYCFTNHKRILNFSLIKLKSLQPFQRIFFEKFVEAAQFCRHKFRMNIDDRIVNHFSVIMMIFPVIIQYIEDDDVRVFELLKQIAIAHADMQVQTSHLKLFFVSLTNILIHGEFISRDHLEPIIIFFMTIANYMINYLDSYCRCPHKDDGVDRYMSRYRKNYRMLKRYHTLMDEINEKVIFYDKRRKVKSMSNKIGSEEESYSESLETMAKRTCLFGWCYRDSKD